A region of Phalacrocorax carbo chromosome 7, bPhaCar2.1, whole genome shotgun sequence DNA encodes the following proteins:
- the PPP1R2 gene encoding protein phosphatase inhibitor 2 isoform X3 translates to MEAPSVPAASASGAAGRGGPIKGILKKGGGKLSAGGAAPGARRASPARDEDEHGKKSQKWDEMNIIATYHPAGKDYGLMKIDEPSTPYHSMVGEDDEDAVSDSESNEPLRADVLSKKLAAAAEGKGPKIIAQQEESSEEEEEDEELTPEEREKKKQFEMKRKMHYNEGRNIKLARQLIAKELHGEEEDDDDEDEEMHDAAGVETMNTEATEHAHASRDQLESRAHSIEEICPEL, encoded by the exons ATGGAGGCGCCCTCGGTGCCGGCCGCCTCGGCGtcgggcgcggcggggcgcggcgggcccATCAAGGGCATCCTGAAGAAGGGCGGCGGCAAGTTATCGGCGGGGGGAGCGGcccccggggcgcggcgggccagCCCGGCCCGCGACGAGGATGAGCACGG taaaaaatcCCAGAAGTGGGATGAAATGAACATCATAGCTACATACCACCCAGCAGGAAAAGATTATGGCTTGATGAAAATAGATGAGCCAAGTACGCCTTATCACAG CATGGTAGGAGAAGATGATGAGGATGCAGTGAGTGATTCAGAATCAAATGAGCCCTTAAGAGCAGATGTGTTGAGTAAAAA actggcagctgcagctgaaggcaAAGGACCGAAGATTATAGCACAGCAAGAGGAaagcagtgaggaggaggaagaggatgaagaACTAACACCTGAAGAACGAG agaaaaagaagcagtttgaaatgaagagaaaaatgcacTACAATGAAGGACGAAACATCAAACTGGCAAGACAGCTCATTGCAAAAGAACTACATGGTGAAGAGGAGGACGACGATGATGAGGATGAAGAGATGCACGATGCTGCAGGTGTAGAAACAATGAATACAGAAGCTACTGAACATG CACATGCCTCTCGTGACCAGCTGGAAAGTAGAGCACACAGCATAGAAGAAATCTGTCCAGAACTGTAA
- the PPP1R2 gene encoding protein phosphatase inhibitor 2 isoform X1 has product MEAPSVPAASASGAAGRGGPIKGILKKGGGKLSAGGAAPGARRASPARDEDEHGKKSQKWDEMNIIATYHPAGKDYGLMKIDEPSTPYHSMVGEDDEDAVSDSESNEPLRADVLSKKLAAAAEGKGPKIIAQQEESSEEEEEDEELTPEEREKKKQFEMKRKMHYNEGRNIKLARQLIAKELHGEEEDDDDEDEEMHDAAGVETMNTEATEHAAISLHSAVKQRQLRSPAAFSSGKKAHLCSIFPSLLLKSIPPCLITSFRATTD; this is encoded by the exons ATGGAGGCGCCCTCGGTGCCGGCCGCCTCGGCGtcgggcgcggcggggcgcggcgggcccATCAAGGGCATCCTGAAGAAGGGCGGCGGCAAGTTATCGGCGGGGGGAGCGGcccccggggcgcggcgggccagCCCGGCCCGCGACGAGGATGAGCACGG taaaaaatcCCAGAAGTGGGATGAAATGAACATCATAGCTACATACCACCCAGCAGGAAAAGATTATGGCTTGATGAAAATAGATGAGCCAAGTACGCCTTATCACAG CATGGTAGGAGAAGATGATGAGGATGCAGTGAGTGATTCAGAATCAAATGAGCCCTTAAGAGCAGATGTGTTGAGTAAAAA actggcagctgcagctgaaggcaAAGGACCGAAGATTATAGCACAGCAAGAGGAaagcagtgaggaggaggaagaggatgaagaACTAACACCTGAAGAACGAG agaaaaagaagcagtttgaaatgaagagaaaaatgcacTACAATGAAGGACGAAACATCAAACTGGCAAGACAGCTCATTGCAAAAGAACTACATGGTGAAGAGGAGGACGACGATGATGAGGATGAAGAGATGCACGATGCTGCAGGTGTAGAAACAATGAATACAGAAGCTACTGAACATG CTGCCATCTCTCTGCACTCTGCTGTAAAACAGAGGCAACTCCGCTCCCCAGCTGCATTCTCCAGTGGAAAGAAGGCACACCTTTGCAGCATTTTTCCATCTCTATTGTTGAAGTCCATTCCACCTTGCCTCATAACCAGCTTCAGAGCCACAACTG ACTGA
- the PPP1R2 gene encoding protein phosphatase inhibitor 2 isoform X4, with product MEAPSVPAASASGAAGRGGPIKGILKKGGGKLSAGGAAPGARRASPARDEDEHGKKSQKWDEMNIIATYHPAGKDYGLMKIDEPSTPYHSMVGEDDEDAVSDSESNEPLRADVLSKKLAAAAEGKGPKIIAQQEESSEEEEEDEELTPEEREKKKQFEMKRKMHYNEGRNIKLARQLIAKELHGEEEDDDDEDEEMHDAAGVETMNTEATEHD from the exons ATGGAGGCGCCCTCGGTGCCGGCCGCCTCGGCGtcgggcgcggcggggcgcggcgggcccATCAAGGGCATCCTGAAGAAGGGCGGCGGCAAGTTATCGGCGGGGGGAGCGGcccccggggcgcggcgggccagCCCGGCCCGCGACGAGGATGAGCACGG taaaaaatcCCAGAAGTGGGATGAAATGAACATCATAGCTACATACCACCCAGCAGGAAAAGATTATGGCTTGATGAAAATAGATGAGCCAAGTACGCCTTATCACAG CATGGTAGGAGAAGATGATGAGGATGCAGTGAGTGATTCAGAATCAAATGAGCCCTTAAGAGCAGATGTGTTGAGTAAAAA actggcagctgcagctgaaggcaAAGGACCGAAGATTATAGCACAGCAAGAGGAaagcagtgaggaggaggaagaggatgaagaACTAACACCTGAAGAACGAG agaaaaagaagcagtttgaaatgaagagaaaaatgcacTACAATGAAGGACGAAACATCAAACTGGCAAGACAGCTCATTGCAAAAGAACTACATGGTGAAGAGGAGGACGACGATGATGAGGATGAAGAGATGCACGATGCTGCAGGTGTAGAAACAATGAATACAGAAGCTACTGAACATG ACTGA
- the PPP1R2 gene encoding protein phosphatase inhibitor 2 isoform X2, protein MEAPSVPAASASGAAGRGGPIKGILKKGGGKLSAGGAAPGARRASPARDEDEHGKKSQKWDEMNIIATYHPAGKDYGLMKIDEPSTPYHSMVGEDDEDAVSDSESNEPLRADVLSKKLAAAAEGKGPKIIAQQEESSEEEEEDEELTPEEREKKKQFEMKRKMHYNEGRNIKLARQLIAKELHGEEEDDDDEDEEMHDAAGVETMNTEATEHGERRAPIGNLMTFLHGLKLPSLCTLL, encoded by the exons ATGGAGGCGCCCTCGGTGCCGGCCGCCTCGGCGtcgggcgcggcggggcgcggcgggcccATCAAGGGCATCCTGAAGAAGGGCGGCGGCAAGTTATCGGCGGGGGGAGCGGcccccggggcgcggcgggccagCCCGGCCCGCGACGAGGATGAGCACGG taaaaaatcCCAGAAGTGGGATGAAATGAACATCATAGCTACATACCACCCAGCAGGAAAAGATTATGGCTTGATGAAAATAGATGAGCCAAGTACGCCTTATCACAG CATGGTAGGAGAAGATGATGAGGATGCAGTGAGTGATTCAGAATCAAATGAGCCCTTAAGAGCAGATGTGTTGAGTAAAAA actggcagctgcagctgaaggcaAAGGACCGAAGATTATAGCACAGCAAGAGGAaagcagtgaggaggaggaagaggatgaagaACTAACACCTGAAGAACGAG agaaaaagaagcagtttgaaatgaagagaaaaatgcacTACAATGAAGGACGAAACATCAAACTGGCAAGACAGCTCATTGCAAAAGAACTACATGGTGAAGAGGAGGACGACGATGATGAGGATGAAGAGATGCACGATGCTGCAGGTGTAGAAACAATGAATACAGAAGCTACTGAACATG GGGAAAGGAGGGCTCCAATAGGCAACCTTATGACCTTTCTCCATGGCTTGAAGCTGCCATCTCTCTGCACTCTGCTGTAA